The following proteins are co-located in the Stieleria sp. JC731 genome:
- the corA gene encoding magnesium/cobalt transporter CorA: MFKKRHTEVGAKPGTLMISAEAPKPAMSMIHYRQEGRAEEKVVNDVNELKAAFHDGHVTWVDVQGFGDHELMKSIGEIFELHPLLLEDVVNLPQRAKAESYDDQLLLIVKMVAAESASTIELEQVSIVIGPTYVLTFQEFPGDVLDPVRRRIRAEKSLIRSHGADYLAYAIADTIVDAYYPVLETIGDRIEALEDDAVMRPTPELLRELNRLKNRLVNLRRAVWPQREAIYSLIRDGNTVIGEDVRLFLRDTHDHCVQTSEVIEMYREMVASLLNTYLTTIANRTNDVMKVLTIVATIFIPLTFMAGIYGMNFDHMPELHTRWGYPIIWAAMIVTAAGMVYFFRRRGWLGGDDSMGER, translated from the coding sequence ATGTTCAAAAAGCGTCATACCGAAGTCGGTGCTAAACCCGGCACTTTGATGATTTCCGCCGAAGCACCAAAACCGGCGATGTCGATGATTCACTATCGGCAGGAAGGTCGTGCGGAAGAAAAGGTCGTCAACGATGTCAACGAACTGAAAGCGGCATTTCACGACGGTCACGTCACCTGGGTCGACGTCCAAGGATTCGGCGACCACGAACTGATGAAATCCATCGGCGAAATCTTCGAACTGCATCCGTTGCTGCTTGAGGATGTCGTCAACCTTCCGCAGCGAGCCAAAGCGGAATCGTACGACGACCAACTTTTGTTGATCGTGAAGATGGTCGCCGCGGAATCCGCTTCTACAATCGAATTAGAGCAAGTCAGTATTGTAATCGGCCCAACCTATGTGCTGACATTTCAAGAATTCCCAGGTGACGTTCTCGATCCCGTTCGTCGACGAATCCGCGCCGAGAAATCATTGATTCGAAGCCACGGGGCCGACTATTTGGCATACGCGATTGCAGACACCATCGTCGATGCCTACTACCCGGTTTTGGAAACGATCGGGGACCGCATCGAGGCGTTAGAAGACGATGCAGTGATGCGTCCGACACCTGAGCTACTGCGTGAACTGAACCGTTTGAAAAACCGGTTGGTCAATCTCCGACGCGCCGTTTGGCCGCAACGTGAAGCAATCTATTCCTTGATTCGAGACGGGAACACCGTGATCGGCGAAGATGTTCGGTTGTTTCTACGGGATACCCACGACCACTGCGTCCAAACATCTGAAGTCATCGAAATGTACCGGGAAATGGTCGCGAGCTTATTAAACACCTATCTAACCACCATCGCCAATCGGACCAACGACGTGATGAAGGTCTTGACCATCGTCGCGACGATTTTTATTCCGCTTACGTTCATGGCCGGCATCTACGGCATGAACTTTGACCACATGCCTGAGCTTCATACGCGATGGGGCTACCCAATCATCTGGGCCGCGATGATCGTCACGGCCGCAGGTATGGTTTACTTCTTTCGACGCCGCGGATGGCTTGGCGGTGACGATTCGATGGGTGAACGATAG